A stretch of Natator depressus isolate rNatDep1 chromosome 2, rNatDep2.hap1, whole genome shotgun sequence DNA encodes these proteins:
- the LRRC3B gene encoding leucine-rich repeat-containing protein 3B: MHLVDLWLTRSLSMCLLLQSFVLMILCFHSASMCPKGCLCSHSGGLNVSCSNANLKEIPRDLPPETVLLYLDSNQITSIPNEIFKDLHQLRVLNLSKNGIEFIDEHAFKGVAETLQTLDLSDNRIQSVHKNAFNNLKARARIANNPWHCDCTLQQVLRSMASNHETANNVICKTSVLDEHAGRPFLNAANDADLCNLPKKTTDYAMLVTMFGWFTMVISYVVYYVRQNQEDARRHLEYLKSLPSRQKKPEEADDISTVV; encoded by the coding sequence ATGCATTTGGTAGACCTGTGGTTAACTCGTTCCCTCTCCATGTGTCTACTCTTACAAAGTTTTGTCCTCATGATACTGTGCTTTCATTCTGCCAGTATGTGCCCAAAAGGCTGCCTTTGTTCTCATTCTGGAGGTTTAAATGTCAGTTGTAGCAATGCAAATCTCAAGGAAATACCCAGAGATCTTCCTCCTGAAACAGTCTTACTTTATTTGGACTCCAATCAGATAACGTCAATCCCAAATGAAATTTTTAAGGACTTGCATCAACTGAGAGTTCTCAATTTATCCAAAAATGGTATTGAATTTATAGATGAACATGCCTTTAAAGGAGTGGCAGAAACCTTGCAGACTTTGGACTTGTCTGACAACCGGATTCAAAGTGTGCACAAAAATGCTTTCAATAACTTAAAGGCCAGAGCCAGAATTGCAAACAATCCTTGGCACTGTGACTGTACTCTGCAGCAGGTCCTGAGGAGCATGGCATCCAACCATGAAACAGCCAACAATGTCATCTGTAAGACTTCTGTGTTAGATGAACATGCTGGGAGACCGTTCCTCAATGCTGCCAATGATGCAGATCTTTGTAACCTTCCTAAAAAGACTACTGATTATGCCATGCTAGTCACCATGTTTGGCTGGTTCACCATGGTGATATCCTATGTTGTTTATTATGTGCGGCAAAATCAAGAGGATGCAAGAAGACACCTTGAGTACTTGAAATCCCTGCCAAGCAGGCAAAAGAAACCAGAAGAAGCTGATGACATTAGCACTGTGGTATAG